From the Rhodoferax sp. WC2427 genome, one window contains:
- a CDS encoding paraquat-inducible protein A — MQLVPHAILCEGCDAVYPRTRLQPGETARCSRCGTELERYQGDAHQRMLPLVLAGLLMFAVANLFPIVSIMIGGQSSDTTLVGAVAALTDEGMGGVATLVLATTLLFPLLQLLVLLYLLLPQPRQLRKNRPLGFAMLVRMLQMLQPWGMVEVFLLGVLVAIVKLTSSAEVIAGPALGAFVALTVLLTAILSFPPRNFWHLAFDAPPSRP, encoded by the coding sequence ATGCAACTTGTCCCCCATGCCATCCTCTGCGAGGGCTGCGACGCGGTCTATCCCAGGACCCGGCTGCAGCCGGGCGAAACCGCGCGCTGCAGCCGCTGCGGCACCGAGCTGGAACGCTACCAGGGCGATGCCCACCAGCGCATGCTGCCGCTGGTGCTGGCAGGCCTGTTGATGTTTGCGGTGGCCAACCTGTTCCCCATCGTGTCCATCATGATCGGCGGCCAGTCCAGCGACACCACCCTGGTGGGCGCGGTGGCGGCCCTGACCGACGAGGGCATGGGCGGAGTGGCGACGCTGGTGCTGGCCACCACGCTGCTGTTTCCGCTGCTGCAGTTGCTGGTGCTGCTGTATTTGCTGCTGCCCCAGCCGCGCCAGCTTCGCAAGAACCGGCCCCTGGGCTTTGCCATGCTGGTGCGGATGCTGCAGATGCTGCAACCCTGGGGCATGGTGGAGGTGTTTTTGCTGGGCGTGCTGGTGGCCATCGTCAAGCTGACCAGCTCGGCCGAGGTGATTGCCGGCCCGGCGCTGGGCGCGTTTGTGGCGCTGACGGTGTTGCTCACGGCGATCTTGTCCTTTCCGCCGCGCAACTTCTGGCACCTGGCGTTCGATGCGCCGCCTTCCCGCCCATGA
- a CDS encoding paraquat-inducible protein A, whose translation MSEPRTAQSLGLIACHPCGAVWQGATEGAACGRCGSPLHRRKPDSLNRTWALLAAAYLMYLPANLLPVMVTSNLLNTKQDTILSGVIYFWVTGAWGLATVVFVASFLVPLFKLGALTTLAWMAQRHSANNRADRARLYRIVEVIGRWSMLDVFVVALLAGLVRIQGLAEVTAGLGIAAFATVVVLTMLASLSFDPRLTWDDAQPLSTENPLHHPPHEPT comes from the coding sequence ATGAGCGAACCCCGGACGGCACAGTCGCTAGGCTTGATCGCCTGCCACCCTTGCGGCGCGGTCTGGCAAGGTGCCACCGAGGGCGCGGCCTGCGGGCGCTGCGGCAGCCCGCTGCACCGCCGCAAACCCGACAGCCTGAACCGCACCTGGGCGCTGCTGGCCGCGGCCTACCTGATGTACCTGCCCGCCAACCTGCTGCCGGTGATGGTCACCAGCAACCTGCTCAACACCAAGCAGGACACGATTCTGAGCGGGGTGATCTACTTCTGGGTCACCGGCGCCTGGGGCCTGGCCACGGTGGTGTTTGTGGCCAGCTTTCTGGTGCCACTGTTCAAGCTGGGCGCGCTGACCACCCTGGCCTGGATGGCGCAGCGCCACAGTGCCAACAACCGGGCCGACCGGGCGCGGCTGTACCGCATCGTCGAGGTGATTGGCCGCTGGTCGATGCTGGACGTGTTCGTGGTGGCGCTGCTGGCCGGGCTGGTGCGCATCCAGGGGCTGGCCGAAGTCACCGCCGGGCTGGGCATTGCCGCCTTTGCCACGGTGGTGGTGCTGACCATGCTGGCCTCCTTGAGCTTTGACCCGCGCCTGACCTGGGACGATGCCCAGCCCCTTTCTACCGAAAACCCTTTGCACCATCCACCGCATGAGCCCACCTGA
- a CDS encoding intermembrane transport protein PqiB, translating to MSPPDPQPTDLPADLPAPTVTRARRWLPSLVWIVPIVAALVGITLVVKTIRDRGPVIDISFNTAEGLVAGKTKVKYKDVEIGAVTAITLAEDRSRIIATVQLQKEAKSFVASDTRFWVIRPRLEAAGVSGLGTLLSGAYIRADAGTSEETRKTFTGLEVAPIVTRDASGRQFVLRASNIGSLDIGSPLYFRRIKVGQVAAFALDEDGKGVTLRVFVNTPFEKFVGANTRFWHASGIDVEVNASGFKLRTQSLATVALGGIALQAPNDATGPQASENTSFTLSDDETTALKAPDGPAQTLLLNFNQSLRGLSPGATVDFRGVVLGKVVSIGVEFDRSKRQLRMPVLVEIYPERLGTMPGNQASETPAVQQQRLRQMVARGLRAQLRTGSLLTGQLYVALDFFPKAPPVELASGKADDPIEVPTLPNGLDELQTQVSEIVTKINKVPFEQLSSDLRKTLATLDTTLAGAEQLVQKLNNDVAPALTAAMQDARATLGAANRTLGSAERTLAEDAPLQQDLRQTLREVNRAAASIKVLTDSLEQHPESLLRGKSEEKK from the coding sequence ATGAGCCCACCTGACCCCCAGCCCACCGACCTTCCCGCCGACCTGCCCGCCCCCACCGTGACCCGCGCGCGGCGCTGGCTGCCGTCGCTGGTCTGGATCGTCCCCATCGTGGCCGCGCTGGTGGGCATCACCCTGGTGGTCAAGACCATCCGCGACCGCGGGCCGGTGATCGACATCAGCTTCAACACCGCCGAGGGGCTGGTGGCGGGCAAGACCAAGGTCAAGTACAAGGACGTGGAGATCGGCGCGGTCACCGCCATCACCCTGGCCGAGGACCGCTCCCGCATCATCGCCACCGTGCAGCTGCAAAAAGAAGCCAAGAGCTTTGTGGCCAGCGACACCCGGTTCTGGGTCATCCGGCCCCGGCTGGAGGCCGCCGGGGTCAGCGGGCTGGGCACCCTGCTGTCGGGGGCCTACATCCGCGCCGACGCAGGCACGTCCGAGGAGACGCGCAAGACCTTCACCGGGCTGGAAGTGGCCCCCATCGTCACCCGCGATGCCTCGGGGCGGCAGTTTGTGCTGCGCGCCAGCAACATCGGTTCGCTCGACATCGGCTCGCCGCTGTACTTTCGGCGCATCAAGGTCGGCCAGGTGGCGGCTTTTGCGCTGGACGAAGACGGCAAGGGCGTGACCCTGCGTGTCTTCGTCAACACCCCGTTTGAGAAGTTTGTGGGGGCCAACACCCGCTTCTGGCATGCCAGCGGCATCGATGTAGAGGTGAACGCCAGCGGCTTCAAGCTGCGCACCCAGTCGCTGGCCACTGTGGCGCTGGGCGGCATTGCCCTGCAAGCACCGAACGATGCCACCGGTCCCCAGGCCAGCGAAAACACCAGCTTCACCCTGTCGGACGACGAAACCACCGCCCTCAAGGCCCCCGACGGCCCGGCCCAGACCCTGCTGCTCAACTTCAACCAGTCGCTGCGCGGCCTGAGCCCGGGTGCCACGGTGGACTTCCGCGGCGTGGTGCTGGGCAAGGTGGTGTCGATCGGCGTGGAATTCGACCGCAGCAAGCGCCAGCTGCGCATGCCGGTGCTGGTCGAGATCTACCCCGAGCGCCTGGGCACCATGCCCGGCAACCAGGCATCCGAGACGCCTGCGGTGCAGCAGCAGCGCCTGCGGCAAATGGTGGCCCGGGGCCTGCGCGCCCAGCTGCGTACCGGCAGCCTGCTGACCGGCCAGCTGTACGTGGCGCTGGACTTCTTCCCCAAGGCGCCTCCGGTGGAGCTGGCCAGCGGCAAGGCAGATGACCCCATCGAGGTCCCCACCCTGCCCAACGGCCTGGACGAGCTGCAAACCCAGGTGTCCGAGATCGTCACCAAGATCAACAAGGTGCCGTTCGAGCAGCTCAGCAGCGACCTGCGCAAAACCCTGGCCACGCTGGACACCACCCTGGCCGGTGCCGAGCAACTGGTGCAAAAGCTCAACAACGACGTGGCCCCCGCGCTCACCGCCGCCATGCAGGACGCGCGCGCCACCCTGGGTGCCGCCAACCGTACGCTGGGCTCGGCCGAACGCACCCTGGCCGAAGACGCGCCGCTGCAACAAGACCTGCGCCAGACCCTGCGCGAGGTCAACCGTGCCGCCGCCTCCATCAAGGTGCTGACCGACAGCCTGGAGCAGCATCCCGAGTCGCTGCTGCGCGGCAAATCCGAGGAGAAAAAATGA
- a CDS encoding membrane integrity-associated transporter subunit PqiC — translation MNTRPQSLLPLPHAGEGRGEGRRAPAAVLLLALALAACATPPATRYYSLASTLPSAPASALQIELPPIALPERLVRPQLVVRSATNPFEVLDAHRWAAPFNSELHDALASGIAQQLGAIDVGTGGRLAAQPVYRISVQLRQWDAAVDQQVQASFSWTIRRSDGARNLACQWNQSEPVGAGIAALAQGAQRLTQRAAQSMAAAVQALEGDAAATCPG, via the coding sequence ATGAACACCCGCCCCCAGTCTTTACTCCCTCTCCCACACGCGGGAGAGGGCCGGGGTGAGGGGCGACGCGCACCCGCCGCCGTGCTGCTGCTGGCGCTGGCCCTGGCCGCCTGCGCTACCCCGCCCGCCACCCGCTACTACAGCCTGGCCTCCACCCTGCCATCGGCCCCCGCCAGCGCGCTGCAAATCGAGCTGCCGCCCATCGCCCTACCCGAGCGCCTGGTGCGGCCGCAGCTGGTGGTGCGCAGCGCGACCAACCCGTTTGAGGTGCTGGACGCACACCGCTGGGCCGCCCCCTTCAACAGCGAGCTGCACGACGCGCTGGCCAGCGGCATCGCGCAGCAATTGGGGGCCATCGACGTGGGCACCGGGGGCCGCCTGGCCGCCCAGCCGGTCTACCGCATCAGCGTGCAGTTGCGCCAATGGGATGCCGCCGTGGACCAGCAGGTGCAGGCCAGCTTCAGCTGGACCATCCGCCGCAGCGACGGCGCGAGGAATCTGGCCTGCCAGTGGAACCAATCCGAGCCCGTGGGCGCGGGCATCGCCGCCCTGGCCCAGGGGGCCCAGCGCCTGACCCAGCGTGCCGCGCAGAGCATGGCGGCAGCAGTCCAGGCCCTGGAAGGTGATGCAGCCGCCACCTGCCCGGGTTAA
- a CDS encoding sugar MFS transporter yields MKLKDFIRTIPYLAWVVIYTAFCAGIFAAILGAVTPELREELDNYQQLGVLMMVWSSGAVLGALQGGRMAQRYPPRPLFLGYTAAALASIVLIVLSPNFSTLLLGFFVVALVETALFTLAHGILADVSPQPELRARLLSMVDVAFSLGNLLSPLLVIGVQTVNTNWRAPYALYLLPLLTVLLLFWPRRFFARLAAPHHAAEEAGGGLSYAQLLRRPVIAWTVGGGVLAGFLEWGQNFWYVSYGISAQHLSPNAARVGLQFFVAGMVAARLWQAFFHSSWSIRQKLWRLNLLALAGMALNVLLPGVGGWGLPAVGNLLFGLGVGVVFPVLLATMIDAAPGQASRLSALLMLGFSLGSQLAGVVVGSLSDWVGLRWAYGCMLLVVLAFTLVVWKIVHFAAPPVPGFAKK; encoded by the coding sequence GTGAAACTCAAAGACTTTATCCGCACCATCCCCTACCTGGCCTGGGTGGTGATCTACACCGCGTTTTGTGCGGGCATCTTTGCCGCCATCCTGGGGGCGGTCACGCCTGAGCTGCGCGAGGAACTCGACAACTACCAGCAGCTGGGCGTTTTGATGATGGTCTGGTCCAGCGGCGCGGTGCTGGGGGCTTTGCAGGGCGGGCGCATGGCCCAGCGCTATCCGCCGCGGCCTTTATTTTTGGGCTACACCGCCGCCGCGCTGGCGTCGATCGTGCTGATCGTGCTGTCGCCCAATTTCAGCACGCTGCTGCTGGGGTTTTTTGTGGTGGCCCTGGTGGAGACGGCCTTGTTCACGCTGGCCCACGGCATCCTGGCCGATGTGAGCCCGCAGCCCGAGCTGCGCGCCCGCCTGTTGAGCATGGTGGACGTGGCCTTCAGCCTGGGCAATCTGCTGTCGCCCTTGCTGGTGATTGGCGTGCAGACGGTCAACACCAACTGGCGTGCGCCCTACGCGCTGTATTTGCTGCCGCTGCTGACGGTGTTGCTGCTGTTCTGGCCGCGCCGGTTTTTTGCGCGGCTGGCCGCGCCACACCACGCGGCCGAGGAAGCGGGCGGTGGTCTGAGCTATGCGCAGCTCTTGCGCCGCCCGGTGATCGCCTGGACGGTGGGCGGCGGGGTGCTGGCCGGGTTTCTGGAGTGGGGGCAGAACTTCTGGTACGTGAGCTACGGCATCAGCGCCCAGCACCTCAGCCCCAACGCCGCGCGGGTGGGCTTGCAGTTTTTTGTGGCGGGCATGGTGGCGGCGCGGCTGTGGCAGGCGTTTTTCCACAGCAGTTGGTCGATACGGCAAAAGCTGTGGCGGCTGAACCTGCTGGCGCTGGCGGGCATGGCGCTGAATGTGCTGCTGCCGGGCGTGGGCGGCTGGGGGCTGCCGGCGGTGGGCAACCTGCTGTTTGGCCTGGGCGTGGGGGTGGTGTTTCCGGTGCTGCTGGCCACCATGATCGACGCGGCGCCGGGCCAGGCTTCGCGGCTGTCGGCCCTGCTGATGCTGGGCTTCAGCCTGGGCTCGCAGTTGGCGGGTGTGGTGGTGGGCAGTTTGTCGGATTGGGTGGGGCTGCGCTGGGCCTATGGCTGCATGCTGCTGGTGGTGCTGGCGTTCACCCTGGTGGTGTGGAAGATCGTGCACTTTGCCGCTCCACCGGTTCCCGGTTTTGCAAAGAAATAG
- a CDS encoding glycine zipper 2TM domain-containing protein, translating into MRFTTTVLTATLLATGLSACVVAPPRQQASYPQQGYPQPTYPQPVYQQAPPPMQQVQRVDTGRVAQMELIRTQERPQPTGGGALIGGILGAVIGHQIGGGSGRTAATVLGGVGGAVAGNAIEGNQQPGQMNESYRVGVQGDDGSYRYFSVPVQTDLRIGDRVRMGNGQLFRY; encoded by the coding sequence ATGCGATTCACCACCACCGTTTTGACCGCCACCCTGCTCGCCACCGGCCTGAGTGCCTGCGTGGTCGCGCCGCCGCGCCAGCAAGCCTCTTACCCCCAGCAGGGCTACCCGCAGCCGACCTACCCCCAGCCGGTCTACCAGCAAGCCCCCCCGCCCATGCAGCAGGTGCAGCGCGTCGACACCGGCCGCGTGGCGCAGATGGAACTCATCCGCACCCAGGAACGGCCCCAGCCCACCGGCGGCGGCGCACTGATTGGCGGCATCCTCGGCGCAGTGATCGGTCACCAGATCGGCGGCGGATCGGGTAGGACCGCTGCCACGGTATTGGGCGGCGTAGGTGGCGCAGTTGCAGGCAATGCGATCGAAGGCAACCAGCAGCCCGGCCAGATGAACGAGTCCTACCGCGTGGGCGTGCAGGGCGACGACGGCAGCTACCGCTATTTCAGCGTGCCGGTGCAAACCGATCTGCGCATCGGCGACCGCGTGCGCATGGGCAATGGCCAACTCTTCCGTTATTGA
- a CDS encoding aminotransferase class V-fold PLP-dependent enzyme produces the protein MNTTIYLDCNATTPVLPTALAAAQEAMGAVFGNPSSTHATGVQARQWVDAVRARAARVLGAGAGDVLFTSGATEGIQTAVLSALCAVRDRLARGEAVGKLLVYGATEHKAVPESLAHWNRVLGLHLELQALPVARSGRHDLAALRALAPRAALVCTMAANNETGVVSDLAGIEAVLQDVAPQAYWLVDCVQALGKLPLHLAQTRIDYAPFSGHKLYAPKGIGLLYVRPGAPFTPLMAGGGQEDGLRSGTENMVGIAALGAVLQALEEGGSFSSHSQMLQFRELLTLSLRAVWPEIIFNADFNDSLPTTLNFSVPGLPGSAVVDALGAVGVQVSAGSACSAKKAAPSYVLQAMGVPAWQAASAVRMSFGAMADADFIAAACARIARCGAGLQARAAAAEAMRCGPPLEADPAMHLVPAELADFFQQHPGAVLVDVREPQEHAADPQPLGCGRTALNVPLGSLESRLAEWLGAAPAPLVFVCRSGQRSQRAVHTLRHLGYAQAWQLKDADAI, from the coding sequence ATGAACACCACCATCTACCTCGACTGCAACGCCACCACCCCCGTACTGCCCACCGCCCTGGCCGCTGCGCAGGAGGCCATGGGGGCGGTGTTTGGCAACCCCAGCAGCACGCATGCCACTGGGGTGCAGGCCCGCCAGTGGGTCGATGCCGTGCGCGCCCGCGCGGCGCGGGTGCTGGGTGCGGGGGCGGGCGACGTGCTGTTCACCAGCGGCGCCACCGAAGGCATCCAGACGGCGGTGCTGTCCGCCCTGTGCGCCGTGCGGGATCGGCTGGCGCGTGGCGAGGCGGTGGGCAAGCTACTGGTGTATGGCGCCACCGAGCACAAGGCCGTGCCCGAAAGCCTGGCGCACTGGAACCGGGTGCTGGGCTTGCACCTGGAGTTGCAGGCCTTGCCGGTGGCGCGCAGCGGTCGGCACGACCTGGCCGCCTTGCGCGCGCTGGCCCCGCGGGCAGCGCTGGTCTGCACCATGGCTGCGAATAACGAAACCGGCGTGGTGTCGGACCTGGCGGGCATCGAAGCCGTGCTGCAAGATGTGGCTCCACAGGCCTACTGGCTGGTGGATTGCGTGCAGGCGCTGGGCAAGCTGCCTCTGCACCTGGCGCAGACCCGCATCGACTACGCGCCGTTTTCTGGCCACAAGCTGTACGCGCCCAAGGGCATAGGCCTGCTGTATGTGCGCCCCGGCGCGCCGTTCACCCCGCTGATGGCCGGGGGCGGGCAGGAAGACGGCTTGCGCTCGGGTACCGAGAACATGGTGGGCATCGCCGCGCTGGGGGCGGTGCTGCAGGCACTGGAAGAAGGTGGCAGTTTCAGCAGCCATTCTCAAATGCTACAGTTTCGAGAGCTGCTCACGCTCAGTCTACGGGCGGTATGGCCCGAAATCATCTTCAATGCCGACTTTAACGACAGCCTGCCCACCACCTTGAACTTCTCGGTGCCCGGCCTGCCCGGCAGCGCGGTGGTGGATGCCTTGGGTGCGGTGGGCGTGCAGGTCAGCGCGGGCAGTGCCTGCTCGGCCAAAAAGGCGGCGCCCAGCTATGTGCTGCAGGCCATGGGTGTGCCTGCATGGCAGGCCGCGTCGGCGGTGCGCATGTCGTTTGGGGCGATGGCCGATGCGGACTTCATTGCCGCCGCCTGTGCGCGCATCGCCCGCTGCGGTGCCGGGTTGCAAGCCCGCGCCGCTGCCGCCGAGGCAATGCGCTGTGGCCCGCCCCTGGAGGCCGACCCGGCCATGCACCTGGTACCCGCCGAATTGGCCGACTTCTTCCAGCAGCACCCCGGTGCCGTGCTGGTGGACGTGCGCGAACCCCAGGAGCATGCCGCCGACCCCCAGCCCCTGGGCTGTGGCCGCACCGCGCTGAACGTGCCGCTGGGGAGTCTGGAGTCTCGTTTGGCGGAATGGCTGGGCGCCGCACCGGCACCGCTGGTGTTCGTGTGCCGCAGCGGCCAGCGCAGCCAGCGGGCGGTGCACACCCTGCGCCATCTGGGTTACGCGCAGGCCTGGCAGTTAAAAGATGCAGATGCTATCTAA
- a CDS encoding Lrp/AsnC family transcriptional regulator has translation MNELDRLDYAILGALQVDGSLSVAALAERVGLSTTPCWKRLKRLEDEGYLTGRVALVDRHKVGLPITVFVSIRTAQHDEKWLAQFAAAASALPEIQELHRMSGDVDYLLKVVTTDIGGYDRFYKKLIQAVPLSGVSSAFSMEQIKSTTALPLDLVAFGTTKL, from the coding sequence ATGAATGAACTTGACCGCCTGGATTACGCCATTTTGGGCGCACTGCAGGTGGACGGCAGCCTGTCGGTGGCCGCGCTGGCCGAGCGGGTAGGCCTGTCCACCACGCCCTGCTGGAAGCGCCTCAAACGCCTGGAGGACGAGGGCTATCTCACCGGCCGCGTGGCGCTGGTAGACCGGCACAAGGTCGGCCTGCCCATCACCGTGTTCGTCAGCATCCGCACCGCCCAGCACGACGAGAAATGGCTGGCCCAGTTTGCCGCCGCCGCGTCTGCCTTGCCCGAGATCCAGGAACTGCACCGCATGAGCGGCGACGTGGACTATCTGCTCAAGGTGGTGACCACCGACATCGGCGGTTACGATCGGTTCTACAAAAAGCTCATCCAGGCCGTGCCGTTAAGCGGCGTGTCCTCCGCCTTCTCCATGGAGCAAATCAAGTCCACCACGGCCCTGCCGCTGGATCTGGTGGCCTTCGGCACCACAAAGTTATAG
- the ylqF gene encoding ribosome biogenesis GTPase YlqF, which yields MAIQWFPGHMHLTKKAITERLKETDVVIELLDARMPGSSANPMLAELIGSTPTLKILNKQDIADPARTALWLAHYNALPGTRAIALDASETAPAQRLIPACRLLAPLRGGMVKPMRVLICGVPNVGKSTLINTLKGKRAAKTGDEAGITKLEQRIVLADDFYAYDTPGMLWPRIIVEQSGYHLAACGSIGRNAFDEEEVALELLLILQKHYAGQVEERYKLDPILGLTDIGVLTEIARKRGGLLGGGKVNLQKAAEIVLTEFRSATLGRVTLETPEEFAQWLAVGQAADAARQAKKDNRKNKKPAAPESAE from the coding sequence ATGGCCATCCAATGGTTCCCCGGTCACATGCACCTGACCAAAAAAGCCATCACCGAGCGCCTCAAAGAGACCGACGTGGTGATTGAGCTGCTGGACGCGCGCATGCCCGGCTCCAGCGCCAACCCCATGCTGGCCGAGCTGATCGGCAGCACGCCCACCCTCAAAATCCTGAACAAGCAGGACATTGCCGACCCGGCCCGCACCGCCCTGTGGCTGGCGCACTACAACGCCCTGCCCGGCACCCGCGCCATCGCCCTGGATGCGAGTGAAACCGCGCCCGCCCAGCGCCTCATCCCCGCCTGCCGCCTGCTGGCCCCGCTGCGCGGCGGCATGGTCAAGCCCATGCGGGTGCTGATCTGCGGCGTGCCCAACGTGGGCAAGTCCACGCTGATCAACACCTTGAAGGGCAAGCGCGCCGCCAAAACCGGCGACGAGGCGGGCATCACCAAGCTGGAGCAGCGCATCGTGCTGGCCGACGACTTCTATGCCTACGACACCCCCGGCATGCTGTGGCCGCGCATCATCGTGGAGCAAAGCGGCTACCACCTGGCCGCCTGCGGCTCCATTGGCCGCAATGCGTTTGACGAGGAAGAAGTGGCGCTGGAGTTGCTGTTGATTCTGCAGAAGCACTATGCCGGACAGGTGGAAGAACGCTACAAGCTCGACCCCATCCTGGGCCTCACCGACATTGGCGTGCTCACCGAGATCGCCCGCAAACGCGGCGGCCTGCTGGGCGGTGGCAAGGTCAACCTGCAAAAAGCCGCCGAAATCGTGCTGACCGAATTTCGCTCCGCCACCCTGGGCCGTGTGACGCTGGAAACCCCGGAAGAATTCGCCCAGTGGCTGGCCGTGGGCCAGGCCGCCGACGCTGCGCGCCAGGCCAAAAAAGACAACCGCAAGAACAAGAAACCCGCAGCCCCCGAGTCTGCCGAGTAA
- a CDS encoding porin: MKKSLIALAVIAASGAAMAQSSVTLYGLVDMYVGSVKTGNGTTSLRQTKVESGLVNTSRFGLKGTEDLGNGLAANFVLEQGIAADTGAAKTATLLVAPAAGTSFAFSRQAWVGLSGSFGSTRIGLTPTPFDDVSGQYDAVFDSGLSPMNSVFASANSYLVRPGNTIAYYTPNLSGFSASASYSLGENKTAAVNAGSVYSLALAYANGPIGVSLGYQNEKVDSSALARKYVRLGGSYDFGAAKLYANYGRAENYEFSSKATLSGAKASDYQVGVDVPVGAALTLSASYAQSKDNATAGNDKRKGFGLGAKYALSKRTALYGGYEADNSKVSGTTTLKHDLFAVGVQHRF, encoded by the coding sequence ATGAAAAAATCCCTGATCGCATTGGCAGTTATCGCCGCTTCCGGCGCTGCCATGGCTCAGTCGTCCGTGACCTTGTACGGCCTGGTTGACATGTATGTTGGTAGCGTCAAGACCGGCAATGGCACGACCAGCCTGCGCCAAACCAAGGTCGAAAGCGGCCTGGTGAACACTTCGCGCTTCGGTCTGAAGGGTACTGAAGATCTGGGCAACGGCCTGGCTGCCAACTTCGTGCTGGAACAAGGTATTGCTGCCGACACCGGCGCTGCCAAGACGGCGACTCTGTTGGTTGCTCCTGCTGCTGGAACCAGCTTTGCCTTCTCTCGCCAAGCATGGGTTGGTTTGTCTGGCTCGTTCGGTTCGACCCGTATCGGTCTGACCCCTACGCCTTTTGACGATGTCAGCGGCCAGTACGATGCAGTGTTTGACTCTGGTCTGTCCCCCATGAACAGCGTGTTCGCATCTGCCAACAGCTACCTGGTGCGTCCTGGCAACACCATTGCTTACTACACACCTAACCTGAGCGGCTTCAGCGCTTCGGCCAGCTACAGCCTGGGCGAAAACAAGACCGCTGCGGTCAATGCCGGTTCTGTGTACAGCTTGGCTTTGGCCTATGCCAACGGTCCTATCGGCGTGAGCTTGGGTTACCAGAACGAAAAGGTTGACAGCTCTGCTTTGGCTCGCAAGTACGTCCGTCTGGGCGGTTCGTATGACTTCGGCGCTGCCAAGCTGTACGCCAACTACGGCCGTGCTGAGAACTATGAGTTCAGCTCCAAAGCCACTCTGAGCGGTGCCAAGGCTTCTGACTACCAAGTCGGCGTTGACGTGCCCGTGGGTGCTGCTCTGACGCTGTCTGCCAGCTACGCTCAGTCGAAAGACAACGCTACCGCTGGTAACGACAAGCGCAAGGGTTTCGGCCTGGGCGCCAAGTACGCTTTGTCGAAGCGCACCGCTCTGTACGGTGGCTACGAAGCTGACAACAGCAAAGTGTCCGGCACCACCACCCTCAAGCATGACCTGTTCGCAGTGGGTGTCCAACACCGCTTCTGA
- a CDS encoding porin, whose product MKTAAWLRYFENNFGARMKKMTLVSAAALGCLATAAMAQDSTATSVTLYGIADAGINHVTGLKQGSVTQLASGIMEGSRWGLKGNEELGGGYKAIFTLESRVELDTGSVSNTTASGSQLPDRVSFANQMGLVSANPQIQALYQGLVAGAGAGIGASLGVNHIEKNLFDRQAYVGLVTPVGAITAGRQYTPGYLAVGAFDSMHTESSLAVGQLVAVPVSFTIRTSNSLQYAIKTGGLTATAMYAFGEVAGNNSAGRLLGAMAMYKGEGFGFGAGYNTQKNELGQKSLTNAILGASVDIGPGVLSVVAANIKDDNPAGLSKIAAGLTPGAIQNAGPVLGPVLALQVQNAFISSFKQNSNVFHIGYRMTMGANTVTVAYNTMNDKTAANADRDSYGVAYTYALSKRTDLNAVLTRFNNKNTSQLAPGGNGFLGGVTRAAGVDSTNVALGIRHRF is encoded by the coding sequence ATGAAAACAGCAGCTTGGCTGCGCTATTTTGAGAATAACTTTGGAGCACGTATGAAGAAGATGACTTTGGTTTCTGCAGCCGCACTGGGCTGTCTGGCCACGGCCGCCATGGCACAAGATTCCACCGCCACCAGCGTCACGTTGTACGGCATTGCCGATGCAGGTATCAACCATGTCACCGGACTCAAGCAAGGCTCGGTCACCCAACTGGCCAGCGGCATCATGGAAGGCTCGCGTTGGGGCCTCAAGGGCAATGAAGAGTTGGGTGGCGGATACAAGGCCATCTTCACATTGGAAAGCCGGGTGGAACTGGACACGGGTTCGGTGAGCAACACCACGGCCTCGGGCTCGCAGTTGCCGGACCGGGTGTCGTTTGCCAACCAAATGGGTTTGGTATCGGCCAACCCTCAAATCCAAGCCCTCTACCAAGGTTTGGTCGCGGGTGCCGGTGCAGGGATTGGCGCCAGTCTGGGGGTCAACCACATAGAAAAGAATCTGTTTGACCGTCAAGCCTATGTCGGCTTGGTCACGCCGGTGGGCGCCATCACGGCAGGCCGCCAGTACACGCCTGGATACTTGGCGGTAGGTGCCTTTGACTCGATGCACACCGAGTCGAGCTTGGCTGTGGGCCAATTGGTTGCAGTACCAGTCTCCTTCACCATCCGCACCAGCAACTCACTGCAATACGCCATAAAGACCGGTGGACTTACCGCAACGGCCATGTACGCCTTCGGTGAAGTTGCCGGTAACAACTCCGCGGGCCGTTTGCTGGGTGCGATGGCGATGTACAAGGGCGAGGGTTTTGGCTTTGGTGCCGGATACAACACCCAAAAGAACGAACTGGGCCAAAAGTCGCTGACGAATGCAATTTTGGGCGCATCAGTGGATATTGGCCCCGGCGTTTTGAGTGTCGTAGCGGCCAACATCAAAGATGACAATCCCGCCGGCTTGTCCAAAATTGCCGCCGGACTAACACCGGGCGCTATTCAAAATGCGGGCCCCGTCCTTGGTCCCGTTCTGGCTCTGCAAGTGCAAAACGCATTCATCAGCAGCTTCAAGCAAAACTCCAATGTCTTCCACATCGGCTACCGCATGACCATGGGTGCCAACACCGTTACCGTGGCTTACAACACCATGAACGACAAAACGGCGGCCAATGCCGACCGTGACTCGTATGGCGTGGCATACACCTACGCGTTGTCCAAGCGCACCGACCTGAATGCCGTGTTGACCCGCTTCAACAACAAGAACACCTCGCAGCTCGCGCCTGGCGGCAACGGCTTTCTGGGCGGCGTGACCCGCGCGGCAGGTGTGGACTCGACCAACGTGGCATTGGGTATCCGCCACCGCTTCTGA